In Danaus plexippus chromosome 6, MEX_DaPlex, whole genome shotgun sequence, a single window of DNA contains:
- the LOC116778751 gene encoding proteasome inhibitor PI31 subunit, with translation MATEALFGWDLTFKTVEKDIKQKSDVIIAFIHWNLTKRGFRSIGIGDERTLSGDEERSELLPTGWNDKDNYTLRYVYEDKLYILHGLNSDGNLIVNLMRSEDLAVSNIALKVEESVKDMSGPIDKVIPGYKDLMFNVRRDLIDTITARSTSSAQTQTIGNNTNNPRPPIEDPLRIPPRPAPGIVPENPNLWDLPPANLRNVGRSDLDPFAPMGGGMLFNPFSPGRDIENPGLGIPGGLPRGSVPPGARFDPFGPPGVGPLPGRRPPPPDADHLPPPGFNDNMFM, from the exons atggcTACAGAAGCTTTGTTTGGTTGggatttaacttttaaaactgtGGAAAAAGATATAAAGCAAAAATCTGATGTTATTATTGCTTTCATACATTGGAATTTGACAAAGAGAGGCTTTCGAAGTATTGGAATTGGCGATGAA CGGACCCTATCAGGAGACGAAGAAAGAAGCGAATTATTACCAACAGGATGGAATGACAAGGATAATTATACTCTTCGGTATGTTTATGAAGACAAATTATACATACTCCATGGTCTGAACAGTGATGGGAATctcattgttaatttaatg AGATCTGAAGACCTGGCTGTTTCGAATATTGCATTGAAAGTGGAAGAATCTGTCAAAGACATGAGCGGTCCAATAGACAAGGTCATACCTGGCTATAAAGATCTTATGTTCAATGTGAGAAGAGACCTTATTGATACAATCACCGCTAGGTCGACATCAAGTGCTCAAACTCAGACCATCGGGA ataatacaaataatccGAGGCCCCCAATTGAAGATCCTTTGAGAATTCCGCCAAGACCTGCACCTGGCATAGTCCCAGAAAATCCTAATTTATG GGATCTTCCGCCTGCTAACTTGAGAAATGTTGGCCGATCTGATCTAGACCCTTTCGCCCCTATGGGTGGTGGAATGCTTTTCAATCCATTCAGTCCTGGTCGTGATATCGAAAATCCTGGACTAGGAATACCTGGAGGTTTACCcag GGGTTCTGTACCACCTGGAGCTAGATTTGATCCGTTCGGTCCTCCGGGGGTAGGTCCACTTCCCGGGCGACGCCCGCCACCACCGGACGCTGATCACTTACCACCTCCCGGATTTAATGATAACATGTTTATGTAA
- the LOC116779145 gene encoding PRL-1 phosphatase — protein MKQKDIRPAPSLIEYKNMRFLITDRPSDVTIQSYLQELRKHNVCTVVRVCEPSYDTSPLAGEGIEVRDLAYDDGTFPPANVVDDWFEILRDKAANKPESAVAVHCVAGLGRAPVMVAIALIELGMKYEEAVETIRDQRRGAINAKQLSYLEKYRPKSRLKKNGHKNSCCVQ, from the exons ATGAAGCAGAAGGACATTAGGCCGGCGCCGTCTCTCATAGAGTACAAGAACATGCGCTTCCTCATCACAGACAGGCCATCGGATGTGACCATCCAGAGCTACTTACAG GAGCTGAGAAAGCACAACGTGTGTACGGTGGTCCGCGTGTGCGAGCCGAGCTACGACACGTCCCCGCTGGCCGGCGAGGGTATAGAGGTGAGGGACCTGGCCTACGACGACGGCACCTTCCCACCGGCCAACGTCGTCGACGACTGGTTCGAGATACTCAGGGACAA AGCAGCTAACAAGCCGGAGTCGGCGGTGGCGGTGCACTGTGTTGCCGGTCTGGGCCGCGCACCCGTCATGGTCGCCATCGCACTCATCGAGCTCGGCATGAAGTACGAGGAGGCCGTTGAGACCATACGGGA CCAACGTCGAGGTGCAATAAACGCGAAGCAGCTCTCGTACTTGGAGAAGTACCGTCCGAAGTCGCGTCTCAAGAAGAACGGCCACAAGAACTCGTGCTGCGTCCAGTAG